TTAGATATGGTCTTGGTCACACTGCATTGGACACACGATCACCCTTTCAGCAGAGATTGTGTTCACGTTGTTCTCACCAGATCTCCAGATGTCCAGATGAGCGTACATCATGTCTCCAAACTGCGAGGAGCGTTGCCTGAAGTCCGACTCTGTCATGGAGCACAGGTCTCTCCCGCTCACCTGCTGGAACATGGCGCTGACCTGCGGCAGCCTGTACAGGTGCTCGGTCCAGAGGAGCCACTTCTGAACGTGCACGCAGCTCCAGTCCTGCGGGTCTAGAGGTGAACGCACTtatggcatgttttttttacgcaTCTTTTTTACACAgtatgtcatggaaaaaaagtttaacatatttttaggttgataaatgtttttaaaaattggtcggtaatggggaaaaaaaatattagcttgaaaaatgtttttaaaaatattaggtggaaataatgtaaaaaactatttggttggaaaatgttttgaaaagaaagtaaaagtatgtaaggtcaaaaaatgttttggaaaaaaaactgctgaaaaGTATTTGGTCGGAAAATTTATTGGAAAAGAAAGTCAAAAGATTTAAGGttgaaataatgtaaaaaaatatttggttgGAAATGTGGGAAACAAATGTTTagcttgaaaaatgtttttaaaagaaagtcaaaatatgtcatGTTGATGAAAtaggatggaaaaaaaatcaaaaaatattaggtaaaaaaacatcaattcaTTAACAGACGTGTATTTGGCTTCAATCTGTTTTACAGAAAGTTTGTCAGATTCTTCCTCTAGGGCTTTAACTTATCTCAAGTAGATATCATAACTTCCATTCTTCACTAACATCACCTATGTAAGTCGGGTAACAAATATACTTATTGTCTGTACTACATATACAAACAATAAGTGTCGTTTCTTAATTTAAACCAATTTGTGCAAGAAATGCTAAAAAATATCATAAACAAACCTTGAGTTACTACTTGAGTAATGTAATTTTAGCTTCACACAATGCAAAATCTGTATTGTGAATTTTCTAACTAGGCAGGTAAAAACTAAATATGCTTTTACTTGCACAGGGGAAAACAAAGTGTTTCATGAGCTACAACCGTATTAAGCACAAAAAGTTGGGAGGGAAGTTCGTATGAAGCAAAGACGATTGTCTGCCAAAGAATCGTTTGCACAAGGTGGACCGGATCTCATAGGCTCACCAGCTGTGACCCTCCGGAGGTCAAAAGTGAGAGCAAACAAATGAAGGGCCTATTTCTTCAGACTGCAACTTCTGTCAACACTTTCTACAGCAGGTTTGTCCCTTCAGATGTACTGTACATACAGTATGATAATAGCAATAACACAACGTTAATGAGTTGCATCTCACCCGGAGCGATGTTGAGCAGTTTGCAAGCCGTGTCGACGTCCTTCAGCACTTCTCCCACCACCATGGTCTGGACCTGCTCCAGAGAGcactcctccacctgccccTCCGTCGCGTAGGGGGGCTCCTGGGCCGGGCCGGGCGGCTTGGCCGGGCTCGGCTCAGGCGCCCTGCAGGGAGGGGGAACGTGAGCCGGGGCCTCCGTCATCCTCATAATCCAGGGATTCTCCTCCATGGCCAATCTGTCGCAGTAGGGGATGTAGACCCCCGCCCAGCTGCCGCGTGGCAGTTTGACGTCCTCGGCCTCGTCCGGCCAGGCCGTCCTGGCTCCGCCGTGGGGCGGACTGACGTAGAGAGGTGAGTGTGCAGTGCCGCCCGGACTCCCCatgcttgtgtttgtttaaacgCTGTAAGAAGAAAGCCGCATTGTCACAAAATGTCAGCTGGGTCGTCAGCGATGTACACCGCAACGGTGCTGTCTAAACAGTGGCCAACCTAAAGTAAGCATGACATTTCATTCCCTGGTATTTACTCAATTACTACAATTAATCCAGCTGAGCTTCTCTAATGAAATATTGGCAATGTCCAGGTTCAACGAGGTTCGGCCTTACCTTCCATTATTTTGAACCTCATTCAACACTATCAGAAAGCAATCTAACAAAGGGAAGATCAAAGCCTTGTTCTGAATTCTGACCACAAGTTGAAATGAATGTTTAACAGCAATTCCCAAAATGCACAAGATTACAGTTAGCTACTTTCACGATGCAACAACCAAAAAACCCAAGTCACCACAATCCAAAGTTAATGTTAAAATGGAAGCTTGCTAGCAACGAGCATAAAGGGTGGGACACATCTAACATGTGGATAAAAGATAAGTAGCTGGTGCGTATTCTCGGAGGTGTGAGTAAGAGAACAGCTCACCTGGCTGGGAGTGGTGCTGCGTGTTTGATTtgtacaaaataacacaaaatgtTTCCATTCAAAGTcctatgtattttttttttgtcatctttgCCTACATTCAGCCACAATACATGTGACATTTCAAAGCAATTGAACAACAAAAGTGAGTGAAAAGTATCACTAAGCACATGAAGATAATTCACAGGCTCTCTTTCTGTAAACATGGACTGTGCCCGAGTACTGACAGGTTTACTGGGGGGTTCAAACGAAAGCAGCGCGATCACGAAGAGAAGTCTATTATTTGTAGAGTTGTATTAGGAGCTGTAATTTACACCTCGTTAGATAGCAATCAACCTGATATGAGAGGCATTTTGTTGATATGAAACGCTATGGTCATTAGTCACTGCCTGCACTTCACTACAACAAAAGGCGTTGAACACCTTTAGCTTTTACATGTGAAGTGAAATGTCTAAAtgtggcggtgtgtgtgtgtttgtgtgcgtgcgtgcatgtttctgttacattacaggctGAAGGGTGCAACTAAAAGAAGAGCGTGAGCCAGAACAACATCAGTTATATTTATACAGGCAATGTTGCTTCTCACTTCATTCTCAATATTGATTGACCAAATCAGcatgtcaaaaaaatgtatcCATTTGTAAATAAGGGCATTATCTTAAAAATAACTGTGGGGGAAACTACAGTGGATTATTGTCTGCAtccaaatttaaatttaatgtGAGCTTTTGGATTATAAAAATATTGGCAATAATAGTGGTATGGGCGGCAAAATGGTTACCCttaacaaataaatgtaaatacactACGGCTGTATCGGTCATGGAGGTAATTGCagtaacaggaagtgatgcaggTAACAAAAACAATTCTACAACattgtatttctacattttcttcacattaattaatatttcatttcaaagtaaCATAAAAACTTACTATAGTTGCTGCTTCCACGGATATTACTGtgagttattattattcattaaaacGTAAATAATTTGAATATCAAAAAGTAAAACCACAACGTGAACTAAACGACCCCCCAGAAGTCTGATGTCTACAAAAAACGGTCAgaattgtatttctttcccGTTTTGATGTCCAGGGGTGAAAATGTCCTGAATACACCTTCCACTTAGTCTCAGCAGTACTACTATACTACCACAGCATGtactacagcagcagaagtatTGCCGTCTTACCTGGTCGGCGTCGGGTTTTTTTCCGGGTCGGTCTTTTCCGATGCGGAGGCCTCCGGGTCGGCCCTTCCTCAGTTTGGATGTGGACTAAAAAGTCAAGGCCGTGTCTGTCTCAGGGTGAAGATGTGCTGCATGTGGTCCCTTCCTCGTGGCCAGCACTTCCCGGTTAGGTCCCGTCCGTCCCGTCTGAGCACAGTGAGTTTGACTGATTGTGGACACGGTGCCTTTGTGACATATCAATTTCGAAGGAAAAGGTGTGTTGAAACGAGGGAGGTTCTTGCGAGTGCCTGCTCAACAATGACTTGGGGCCGTAAGTTCCTTCAGCAAACAAACACGGGGACTTTAACTGCCAGGGAGAAGAAGCTGTGTAAAAACACCAGAGGGGGTTTTCTCCTGgtgaataaaaagaataatatcCACACTGTGAAGATGAAAATCAAGATGAAGTTGAAGATAAATGTATCTTATCTGCTTTATTTGCAGCTGTTTCAAAGTTCCCCCGTTATGTGTGAGAGGTGAGAAATAGTTCAGGACTATTTGGAGATGAGAAATTTAAACTTTGTGAGGTGTTTCCACTGAAGTCATGGCTTGAGGAAAGTGAATTTGAAATAatccaaaatatgttttttgtcAATTTGGTGACTATGGGACCGAGATGAATGGGAGAAAAGGGGACTCATCTGTCATGAGGCCTCAGGATCACCTGACACAGGTGTCTTTCTACAGGAGAGAGCATCCAACACTCTTTATTGGCCGGATCTCAGCTGGAGCTCATAAGAAACCAGAAAGGCCCGCCGTGCAAGGATACCTAATGCTCATAGTTTTCAAAAGTTGAAGACAATCAGCTGATTCCAAAGCCAAATAAGTGGTACACGGAGCGAGTGCAATAGAGAAAACGAGTGTGTAAATGTTTGCTTGAGCTAAACAGTGGAGTTTGTGCGGCAGGGTTGAAATATTCAAAAGTGACACATGTGCATCCACCCTCACTAATCACCTTCAGAGCTGCAGCTTTACCAACCGGATCACGGGCTGCGTGCAGTGAGGCTTCgagttgaagaaaaagaaacgtttttgttaaaaaataaaaaataataaactacCTCCGAGCACTGAAGCTTTCGAGTCAGTTGGGGTCTTACTGAGAAACTACTTGAGCACATCTCATGTTTCTCATTGCAACGCATTTTCTACTCAATTAGCAGACGGCTCCCCGGGGCGCTTTGGTTAAAGCTGCTTGACAGACAAGATGCCATAAAAGATGCAAACTGCTTTTCCTCATGCAGTTTACCCTCCAGGCTCACACGCCTCCATCAATCCATCAGAGCGCTCAGGTTTAGTGTTTGAACTGCAGTTCCTGTTCTCCTCAAATTACAAGTCCTTAGTAAAACCTCAACGGAAACTATAACGACGAACAGCCAATGAACTGGAAACTAAAGTAATATACAATGTTGTATAAAAAGGGTTAAGAGGTCTGATGAAGTAGTACATGTGTAAAAGCATGTACTACATTGTCATTGTAGTAAGAAATCAGGACAAATGCAAACGCCTGTGGTCTCCAGTGATAATTTAATCATACAAACAATCATCACACATACAGGAAACCAGTTTTCATCTGGttgctcttcctcatcctcgtcAATGTGCTGCTGCGTGAGTCTGAGGCCGACCGATTCAGTCCATCTCACAAGAAAGAACCACAGGGGACGAATTGGGACGGCCGTGGGAAATATTTAGCATTGGGATTTTTGCACAGGTGATGCACGGAGAGCCGCGGGGGCATGCAGCGCTATCATCTCGTTGCCAAAGCCCAGCACGCCCCCGGGGGGGGCTCGCAGTTAGCGCCTAAATGAAAAGGGGATTTTTACCCCTCGGGTCTAACTGCAGATGATGCGATAAAAACCACCCAGCCTctcggggggggtgggtggggcgCGCTTGGTGCATAGATCAGCCGGTTAGTGTGAGTAGAGACGCTGCCACGATTCTTCAAGAGAACAAAGGTCCGTCATTTCTTTGCATTGATACTGAAAAAGATCAAGCAGGATCGAAAGGGTTTTTTAAAAGCTCAGCG
This sequence is a window from Pungitius pungitius chromosome 1, fPunPun2.1, whole genome shotgun sequence. Protein-coding genes within it:
- the LOC119221702 gene encoding SAM pointed domain-containing Ets transcription factor-like isoform X3 — encoded protein: MGSPGGTAHSPLYVSPPHGGARTAWPDEAEDVKLPRGSWAGVYIPYCDRLAMEENPWIMRMTEAPAHVPPPCRAPEPSPAKPPGPAQEPPYATEGQVEECSLEQVQTMVVGEVLKDVDTACKLLNIAPDPQDWSCVHVQKWLLWTEHLYRLPQVSAMFQQVSGRDLCSMTESDFRQRSSQFGDMMYAHLDIWRSAAAMKVCYPPPEDSGSAAEDSWSDVIRNYPNQPIHLWQFLRELLLKPHNYSRCIRWLNKEKGIFKIEDSALVARLWGIRKNRPAMNYDKLSRSIRQYYKKGIIRKPDVSRRLVYQFVNPV
- the LOC119221702 gene encoding SAM pointed domain-containing Ets transcription factor-like isoform X2, translating into MGSPGGTAHSPLYVSPPHGGARTAWPDEAEDVKLPRGSWAGVYIPYCDRLAMEENPWIMRMTEAPAHVPPPCRAPEPSPAKPPGPAQEPPYATEGQVEECSLEQVQTMVVGEVLKDVDTACKLLNIAPDPQDWSCVHVQKWLLWTEHLYRLPQVSAMFQQVSGRDLCSMTESDFRQRSSQFGDMMYAHLDIWRSAAAMKVCYPPPEDSGSAEDSWSDVIRNYPNQPIHLWQFLRELLLKPHNYSRCIRWLNKEKGKLLHIL
- the LOC119221702 gene encoding SAM pointed domain-containing Ets transcription factor-like isoform X1 codes for the protein MGSPGGTAHSPLYVSPPHGGARTAWPDEAEDVKLPRGSWAGVYIPYCDRLAMEENPWIMRMTEAPAHVPPPCRAPEPSPAKPPGPAQEPPYATEGQVEECSLEQVQTMVVGEVLKDVDTACKLLNIAPDPQDWSCVHVQKWLLWTEHLYRLPQVSAMFQQVSGRDLCSMTESDFRQRSSQFGDMMYAHLDIWRSAAAMKVCYPPPEDSGSAAEDSWSDVIRNYPNQPIHLWQFLRELLLKPHNYSRCIRWLNKEKGKLLHIL